A window from Streptomyces subrutilus encodes these proteins:
- a CDS encoding lytic polysaccharide monooxygenase, giving the protein MPARRTVTRIAAAGLAPLAVAAYGAGPAAAHGSMTDPVSRVAACYAEGPESPDSAACRAAVAASGAQAFYDWNAVNIADAAGRSRSLIPDGQLCSAGNAKYKGLDLARADWPSSPMTAGAHTFRYKGTAPHKGSFELYVTKDGYDPAKPLKWSDLEPAPFLKVTDPGMQNGDYVFSGTVPKKSGRHLVYSVWQRSDSPEAFYTCSDVVFGKDSGGGAGTGPTAGPGGKPSAGTGTGPGSGTGAGTAPSAGPSTGSPAPGAEGAGPVAQVPTDRQIADGAAGSSVEHNGHGDNDPKTNGSAAPVPARSAPGGNLAETGGGSATPVIAATGAGVLAVGAAVLFGLARRRTAAGRHGR; this is encoded by the coding sequence ATGCCCGCACGTCGCACCGTCACCCGCATCGCCGCCGCAGGTCTGGCCCCGCTGGCGGTGGCCGCGTACGGCGCCGGGCCCGCGGCCGCCCACGGCTCGATGACGGACCCGGTCAGCCGGGTGGCGGCCTGCTACGCGGAGGGGCCGGAGTCGCCCGACTCCGCCGCGTGCAGGGCGGCGGTGGCGGCGAGCGGGGCTCAGGCGTTCTACGACTGGAACGCGGTGAACATCGCCGACGCGGCCGGTCGGAGCCGGTCGCTGATCCCGGACGGGCAGCTGTGCTCGGCGGGCAACGCCAAGTACAAGGGGCTGGACCTGGCCCGCGCCGACTGGCCGTCGAGCCCGATGACGGCGGGCGCGCACACCTTCCGCTACAAGGGCACCGCCCCCCACAAGGGGTCCTTCGAGCTGTACGTGACGAAGGACGGGTACGACCCGGCGAAGCCGCTGAAGTGGTCGGACCTGGAGCCCGCGCCGTTCCTCAAGGTCACCGATCCGGGGATGCAGAACGGCGACTACGTGTTCTCCGGCACCGTCCCGAAGAAGTCCGGCCGCCACCTGGTCTACAGCGTGTGGCAGCGCTCGGACAGCCCGGAGGCCTTCTACACCTGCTCGGACGTCGTCTTCGGCAAGGACAGCGGCGGCGGGGCCGGTACGGGCCCGACGGCCGGGCCCGGCGGCAAGCCGAGCGCCGGCACGGGGACCGGCCCCGGTTCCGGCACCGGGGCCGGCACCGCCCCCTCTGCCGGGCCGTCCACCGGGTCCCCGGCCCCCGGCGCCGAGGGCGCCGGGCCGGTGGCCCAGGTTCCGACGGACCGGCAGATCGCCGACGGCGCGGCCGGCTCCTCGGTGGAGCACAACGGCCACGGAGACAACGACCCGAAGACCAACGGCTCGGCCGCCCCGGTCCCGGCGCGGTCCGCGCCGGGCGGCAACCTCGCCGAGACCGGCGGCGGCAGCGCGACCCCGGTGATCGCGGCCACCGGCGCCGGCGTGCTGGCCGTAGGCGCGGCCGTGCTCTTCGGCCTGGCCCGCCGCCGTACCGCCGCGGGCCGCCACGGCCGCTAG
- a CDS encoding DUF3533 domain-containing protein, with product MTQPTDSTAAGPSGGFLAEIKDAVTIRAALLVLGVLALQLAFITSYIGAFHHPKPSEIPIAVAAPLPQVAQQTVKQLGSLPGNPLDPRVVADEAAATAGIMNRDIDAALVIDPAGRTDKLLVATGSGASLATAVEEIVGLVEQSQGRTVRVVDVAPSAAGDGRGLSAFYLVVGWCVGGYLCAAILAISAGARPANSARAVIRLGALLAYAIVAGLLGAVIAGPVLGALPGSLMGLWGLGALVVFAVGAITLALQGLAGVVGIGLAILLVVVLGNPSAGGAYPYPLLPPFWKAIGPALPPGAGTYAARSIAYFRGNGAGGPMLVLAGWAVVGSAVTLACAVFRRGRPGPAVGSGLPDDAPSAPRLAGEGSGPR from the coding sequence ATGACCCAGCCCACAGACAGCACCGCCGCAGGCCCGTCCGGCGGGTTCCTCGCCGAGATCAAGGACGCCGTGACCATCCGGGCAGCCCTGCTGGTCCTGGGGGTGCTGGCCCTCCAGCTGGCCTTCATCACCTCGTACATCGGCGCCTTCCACCACCCGAAGCCGAGCGAGATCCCGATCGCGGTCGCCGCTCCCCTCCCGCAGGTGGCCCAGCAGACCGTGAAGCAGCTCGGCTCCCTGCCCGGCAACCCCCTCGACCCGCGCGTCGTCGCGGACGAGGCCGCGGCGACCGCCGGGATCATGAACCGGGACATCGACGCCGCGCTGGTCATCGACCCGGCGGGGCGGACCGACAAGCTGCTGGTCGCGACCGGCTCCGGAGCCTCGCTCGCGACGGCCGTCGAGGAGATCGTCGGGCTGGTCGAGCAGAGCCAGGGGCGCACCGTCCGGGTCGTCGACGTGGCCCCGTCCGCCGCCGGCGACGGACGCGGGCTGAGCGCCTTCTACCTGGTGGTCGGCTGGTGCGTGGGCGGCTACCTGTGCGCCGCGATCCTGGCGATCAGCGCCGGCGCCCGGCCCGCGAACTCGGCCCGCGCCGTCATCCGGCTCGGCGCCCTGCTCGCGTACGCGATCGTCGCCGGGCTGCTCGGCGCGGTCATCGCGGGCCCGGTGCTGGGCGCGCTGCCCGGCTCGCTGATGGGCCTGTGGGGGCTGGGCGCCCTGGTCGTCTTCGCGGTCGGCGCGATCACGCTGGCCCTCCAGGGGCTGGCGGGCGTGGTCGGCATCGGCCTCGCGATCCTGCTGGTCGTGGTCCTCGGCAACCCGAGCGCCGGCGGCGCCTACCCGTACCCGCTGCTGCCGCCGTTCTGGAAGGCCATCGGCCCGGCCCTGCCGCCGGGCGCCGGTACGTACGCCGCGCGCTCGATCGCGTACTTCCGGGGCAACGGCGCGGGCGGGCCGATGCTGGTGCTGGCCGGCTGGGCGGTGGTCGGTTCCGCGGTCACCCTCGCCTGCGCGGTGTTCCGCCGGGGCCGGCCGGGGCCCGCCGTCGGCAGCGGACTGCCCGACGACGCCCCGTCCGCACCCCGGCTCGCGGGCGAGGGGAGCGGCCCGCGGTGA
- a CDS encoding DUF5925 domain-containing protein, with translation MPANPHDALPIRLNVDDSDSPSDVVDALFLGRFASGEQPFSHSVSIDRVKPEAGLVPPGATVLRSARDSDRSATLAEGEGWTMLVSRWNRGADVTVTAVSEELAARVLDGATEGVQDEPEPQPDNVTMGFWYVSPRRGPYRTTRQIAAGTWAEVRPNYTAPVAGALDRLMKVTPDDIAGRLLLLHGPPGTGKTSALRTLARSWRDWCQVDCVLDPERLFNDVGYLMDIAIGEDEGTAKGRWRLLLLEDCDELIRGEARHTAGQALSRLLNLTDGLLGQGRNVLVGVTTNEDLERLHPAVVRPGRCLARVEVGRLTHRESVDWLGTDEGVPREGASLAELFALRRGAGPASVLPPQPHTADAGLYL, from the coding sequence ATGCCAGCCAACCCGCATGACGCGCTGCCGATCCGGCTCAACGTCGACGACAGCGATTCGCCGTCGGACGTGGTCGACGCCCTGTTCCTCGGCCGGTTCGCCTCGGGCGAGCAGCCGTTCTCGCACAGCGTGTCGATCGACCGGGTGAAGCCGGAAGCCGGCCTGGTGCCGCCCGGGGCCACCGTGCTGCGCTCGGCGCGCGACAGCGACCGCAGCGCCACCCTCGCCGAGGGCGAGGGCTGGACCATGCTCGTCTCCCGGTGGAACCGGGGCGCGGACGTCACCGTGACCGCGGTCAGCGAGGAACTCGCCGCGCGGGTGCTCGACGGGGCGACGGAGGGGGTCCAGGACGAGCCCGAACCGCAGCCGGACAACGTGACGATGGGCTTCTGGTACGTCTCCCCGCGCCGCGGGCCGTACCGCACGACCCGTCAGATCGCGGCCGGCACCTGGGCCGAGGTGCGGCCGAACTACACGGCGCCGGTGGCCGGGGCGCTGGACCGGCTGATGAAGGTGACCCCGGACGACATCGCCGGACGGCTGCTGCTGCTGCACGGGCCGCCGGGCACCGGCAAGACCTCGGCGCTCCGCACGCTGGCCCGCTCCTGGCGGGACTGGTGCCAGGTGGACTGCGTCCTGGACCCCGAGCGGCTCTTCAACGACGTGGGCTACCTGATGGACATCGCGATCGGCGAGGACGAGGGCACGGCGAAGGGCCGCTGGCGGCTGCTGCTGCTGGAGGACTGCGACGAGCTCATCCGCGGCGAGGCCCGGCACACGGCGGGCCAGGCGCTCTCCCGCCTGCTCAACCTGACGGACGGGCTGCTGGGGCAGGGCCGCAACGTGCTGGTGGGCGTGACGACCAACGAGGACCTCGAACGGCTTCACCCGGCCGTGGTCCGGCCGGGCCGCTGCCTGGCCCGCGTCGAGGTCGGCCGCCTCACCCACCGGGAGTCGGTGGACTGGCTGGGGACGGACGAGGGAGTGCCCCGCGAGGGCGCCAGCCTGGCGGAGCTCTTCGCCCTGCGCCGCGGTGCGGGCCCGGCCTCGGTCCTCCCGCCCCAGCCGCACACCGCGGACGCGGGCCTCTACCTCTAG
- a CDS encoding tRNA(His) guanylyltransferase Thg1 family protein: MSDTTALGDRMKRYEAAYRTVLPRRTYTILRLDGRAFHTYLRDAEKPFDTGFIADMGAVAEALCAEAAGAALAYAQSDEISLLLTDFATAGTEPWFGGVVAKQLSVSASLATAVLGERRPGRRALFDARVFTLSDPVEVAHYFRWRQRDAVRNSISMAAQAHFPHERLHRVSTGAMQELLWSEAGVNWNDFPAACKRGQVATRLTGERPVEYVDRRTGEPVRTTAVRSWWEVAGAPRFTTEPTGWLAGVIPALPTLSTIPA, translated from the coding sequence ATGAGCGACACGACCGCACTCGGCGACCGCATGAAGCGGTACGAGGCCGCGTACCGGACGGTCCTGCCCCGCCGCACCTATACGATCCTGCGGCTCGACGGCCGCGCCTTCCACACCTACCTCCGGGACGCCGAGAAGCCGTTCGACACCGGTTTCATCGCGGACATGGGCGCGGTGGCCGAGGCCCTGTGCGCGGAGGCGGCGGGCGCGGCGCTCGCCTACGCCCAGTCCGACGAGATCAGCCTGCTGCTCACCGACTTCGCGACCGCGGGCACGGAGCCCTGGTTCGGCGGGGTCGTCGCCAAGCAGCTGTCCGTGTCCGCCTCCCTGGCCACGGCGGTGCTGGGCGAGCGGCGGCCCGGGCGGCGGGCGCTGTTCGACGCCAGGGTGTTCACCCTGTCGGATCCGGTCGAGGTGGCGCACTACTTCCGGTGGCGGCAGCGGGACGCCGTCCGCAACAGCATCTCCATGGCGGCCCAGGCGCACTTCCCGCACGAGCGGCTGCACCGCGTCTCGACGGGGGCGATGCAGGAGCTGCTGTGGTCGGAGGCGGGCGTCAACTGGAACGACTTCCCGGCCGCCTGCAAGCGGGGCCAGGTCGCCACCCGGCTGACCGGCGAGCGGCCGGTCGAGTACGTCGACCGGCGGACCGGTGAGCCGGTACGGACCACGGCGGTCCGCTCGTGGTGGGAGGTGGCGGGCGCCCCGCGCTTCACGACGGAGCCGACCGGCTGGCTGGCGGGCGTGATCCCGGCCCTGCCCACCCTGTCCACGATCCCCGCGTAG
- a CDS encoding DUF402 domain-containing protein produces the protein MNGQQLTVVLTKAGRTKIRYPAVGVADDGDRISVRAPWAADGVRDFGFVRFEPGDVFVEHFWRTRWYAVKEVWTGAGVLKGWYCDVTRPALVRGTEIVVDDLDLDLWVSADGSRVLRLDEDEFAASGLRTSDPEAAAQAVRALDALDDQARSAAGLAALLGRAAAGGAP, from the coding sequence ATGAACGGGCAGCAGCTGACCGTGGTACTGACCAAGGCCGGCCGGACCAAGATCCGCTATCCGGCGGTCGGGGTGGCCGACGACGGCGACCGGATCTCCGTACGGGCGCCCTGGGCGGCCGACGGCGTACGGGACTTCGGCTTCGTGCGCTTCGAGCCGGGAGACGTCTTCGTCGAGCACTTCTGGCGCACCCGCTGGTACGCGGTGAAGGAGGTGTGGACCGGCGCCGGGGTGCTCAAGGGCTGGTACTGCGACGTCACCCGGCCGGCCCTGGTGCGCGGCACGGAGATCGTGGTGGACGACCTGGACCTGGACCTGTGGGTGTCGGCGGACGGGAGCCGCGTCCTGCGGCTGGACGAGGACGAGTTCGCCGCGAGCGGGCTGCGGACCTCCGATCCGGAGGCGGCCGCGCAGGCCGTCCGCGCACTGGACGCCCTGGACGACCAGGCCCGCTCCGCGGCGGGGCTGGCGGCGCTGCTCGGCCGAGCGGCGGCCGGGGGCGCGCCGTGA
- a CDS encoding esterase/lipase family protein — protein sequence MLPWRRLLRPLAVLTLAAAALVAPTGAAQAASAPSSGWNNWSCKPSAAHPRPVVLVHGTFGNSVDNWLGFAPYLVNRGFCVYSLDYGQLPGVPLFNGLGPIDKSAGQLDAFVDRVLAATGSAKTDIIGHSQGGMMPRYYLKFLGGAAKVNALVGLAPDNHGTTLLGLTELLPYFPGAEDLLSAATPGLADQIAGSAFQNKLNAGGDTVPGVKYTVIATRYDEVVTPYRTQFLVGPNVRNVLLQDLCAVDLSEHVAIGLTDRIAWHEALNAIDPAHAERTTCASVFD from the coding sequence ATGCTGCCCTGGAGACGCCTGCTCCGCCCGCTGGCCGTCCTCACCCTCGCCGCGGCGGCGCTCGTCGCCCCCACCGGCGCCGCTCAGGCCGCGTCCGCGCCCAGCAGCGGCTGGAACAACTGGTCCTGCAAGCCCTCCGCCGCCCATCCCCGCCCCGTCGTGCTCGTCCACGGCACCTTCGGCAACTCCGTCGACAACTGGCTGGGCTTCGCGCCCTACCTCGTCAACCGCGGGTTCTGCGTCTACTCGCTCGACTACGGCCAACTGCCCGGCGTGCCCCTGTTCAACGGGCTCGGCCCCATCGACAAGTCGGCCGGCCAGCTCGACGCCTTCGTCGACCGGGTGCTCGCCGCCACCGGCTCCGCCAAGACCGACATCATCGGCCACTCGCAGGGCGGCATGATGCCGCGCTACTACCTGAAGTTCCTCGGCGGCGCCGCCAAGGTCAACGCCCTGGTCGGACTCGCCCCTGACAACCACGGCACCACCCTCCTCGGCCTCACCGAACTGCTCCCGTACTTCCCCGGCGCCGAGGACCTGCTCAGCGCCGCCACCCCCGGCCTCGCCGACCAGATCGCCGGCTCCGCCTTCCAGAACAAGCTGAACGCGGGCGGGGACACCGTCCCCGGGGTGAAGTACACGGTGATCGCGACCCGGTACGACGAAGTGGTCACGCCGTACCGGACCCAGTTCCTCGTCGGACCGAACGTGCGCAACGTCCTGCTCCAGGACCTGTGCGCCGTGGACCTCTCGGAACACGTCGCCATCGGGCTCACCGACCGGATCGCCTGGCACGAGGCGCTCAACGCCATCGACCCGGCCCACGCCGAACGGACCACCTGCGCGTCGGTCTTCGACTGA
- a CDS encoding GntR family transcriptional regulator, translating to MTPTNLKITLDGSAGSAAPYEQLRAQIADRARSGKLPAGFKLPTVRGLAEELGLAANTVAKAYRALEADGVIETRGRNGTFVAAAGEGPAREAASCAQNFAERAHRLGLTRAEALAAATEAVRARYGS from the coding sequence GTGACCCCGACGAACCTCAAGATCACCCTCGACGGCTCGGCCGGCTCGGCCGCCCCGTACGAGCAACTGCGCGCCCAGATCGCCGACCGGGCCCGGTCGGGAAAGCTGCCGGCGGGCTTCAAACTGCCGACCGTCCGCGGCCTGGCGGAGGAGCTGGGACTGGCGGCGAACACCGTGGCCAAGGCCTACCGGGCGCTGGAGGCCGACGGGGTGATCGAGACCCGCGGCCGCAACGGCACGTTCGTCGCCGCCGCGGGCGAGGGGCCCGCCCGAGAGGCCGCGTCCTGCGCGCAGAACTTCGCGGAACGGGCCCACCGGCTCGGCCTGACCCGCGCCGAGGCCCTCGCCGCGGCCACCGAGGCCGTGCGCGCGCGCTACGGCTCGTAG
- a CDS encoding DNA polymerase Y family protein → MCLRLRSAGGEPLGAEAYAGVLALLDSFTPAVQALPPDAALADVRGALRHFGCDAVRLAALVRVRALALYGVDAAVGVAGNPMLARTAARQARPGQTLVVPGDPAAAGAFLAARPVTELDGVGPKAARTLCSYGLDSVGRVAAAPPAALRRILGARLGREVHERARGIDRTAVQPGAAARAIAAERPFDRDELDPVRHRRALLSLTQELGARLRGREPGQGQVCRTLSLSVRCADRTTLTRTRTLAEPTAHSDALTATAYALYTGLGLQRARVRALSLRAEDLSPAERAVRQLSFDPQDEKARRLEAVTDRVRARFGPHAIARGSLAAG, encoded by the coding sequence ATGTGCCTGCGGCTCCGGTCCGCCGGCGGGGAGCCGCTCGGGGCCGAGGCGTACGCCGGGGTGCTGGCGCTGCTCGACTCCTTCACCCCGGCCGTGCAGGCGCTGCCGCCCGACGCGGCCCTCGCCGACGTCCGGGGCGCGCTGCGCCACTTCGGCTGCGACGCCGTCCGGCTCGCCGCCCTCGTCCGGGTCCGCGCCCTGGCCCTGTACGGGGTGGACGCCGCGGTGGGGGTCGCCGGCAACCCCATGCTGGCCCGGACCGCCGCCCGCCAGGCCCGCCCCGGCCAGACCCTGGTGGTCCCCGGCGACCCCGCCGCCGCCGGAGCGTTCCTGGCCGCCCGGCCCGTCACCGAACTCGACGGGGTCGGCCCCAAGGCCGCCCGTACGCTGTGCTCCTACGGGCTCGACTCCGTCGGGCGGGTCGCCGCCGCTCCGCCCGCCGCGCTGCGGCGCATCCTGGGCGCCCGGCTCGGGCGCGAGGTGCACGAGCGGGCCCGGGGGATCGACCGGACCGCCGTCCAGCCGGGGGCGGCCGCCCGCGCCATCGCGGCCGAGCGGCCCTTCGACCGGGACGAGCTGGACCCCGTACGGCACCGCCGGGCGCTGCTCTCGCTGACGCAGGAGCTCGGCGCGCGGCTGCGCGGCCGGGAACCGGGGCAGGGCCAGGTCTGCCGCACCCTCTCGCTCAGCGTCCGCTGCGCCGACCGCACCACGCTCACCCGCACCCGCACCCTGGCCGAACCCACCGCGCACTCCGACGCCCTGACCGCCACGGCCTACGCCCTGTACACGGGCCTCGGCCTGCAGCGGGCCCGGGTCCGCGCGCTGTCCCTGCGGGCCGAGGACCTGTCCCCGGCCGAACGGGCCGTACGGCAGCTCAGCTTCGACCCGCAGGACGAGAAGGCCCGCCGGCTGGAGGCCGTGACGGACCGGGTGCGCGCCCGCTTCGGCCCGCACGCCATCGCCCGCGGCTCGCTCGCCGCCGGGTGA
- a CDS encoding DNA polymerase III subunit alpha, whose translation MPGFTHLHTVSGFSVRYGGSHPERLAERAAERGMDALALTDRDTLAGAVRFAKACARAGVRPLFGVDLAVPPAAAAPARPRTAAAAAGHAGSGGPANPAGHRSPAGPAGSGANGPGASGGPGPAEVSHRRRNPVKGGAFVDESAPRAVFLARDGATGWAELCRLVTAAHAAADGDGPAGGGQRPVAPWGALGGDGVFVLLGPGSEVGRALAAGRPDRAVRLLAPWREAYGESLRLEAVHHGRSGTGPGSLRLAARTVGFAAEQGVPAVLTNAVRYADPGQGPVADILDAARRLVPIDPRGPLDTGERWLKDPSAMAETADRIARAAGLRPADARGLLAETRRTAEACAVDPEDDLGMGTVHFPEARLVGAAHRSAQRVLASRAAAGMVLRGHAGRRAYWDRMEEELDVIAHHGYASYFLTVAQVVQDVRDMGIRVAARGSGAGSLVNHLLGIAHADPVEHGLLMERFLSTRRRVLPDIDIDVESARRLEVYRRIMDRFGTERVATVAMPETYRVRHAIRDVGAALSMDPAAVDRLAKAFPHIRARDARAALRELPELRDVRGESHGRLWELVESLDALPRGTAMHPCGVLLSDDSLLARTPVVPTSGEGFPMSQFDKDDVEDLGLLKLDVLGVRMQSAMAHAVAELKRATGEELDLDDPAQVPPDDADTYRLIRSAETLGCFQIESPGQRDLVGRLQPSSFHDLVVDISLFRPGPVAADMVRPFIEARHGRAPVRFPHPDLADALGETYGVVVFHEQIIEIVHVMTGCGRAEADRVRRGLSDPPSQGRIKVWFAARAAERGYPPEVVARTWEIVEAFGSYGFCKAHAVAFAVPTYQSAWLKAHHPAAFYAGLLTHDPGMYPKRLLLADARRRGVPVLPLDVNRSAVAPRIELVSDASVGTWGLRLGLSDVHGISEAEARRIEEGQPYASLRDFWDRAHPGRPVAERLAQVGGLDAFGANRRDLLLHLTELHGAQRAAGARGGAAQLPLEGGRSTASVGLPDLSDAERLSAELGVLGMDASRHLMGDHHAFLTELGVVPARRLRDTAHGQTVLVAGAKAATQTPPIRSGRRVIFTTLDDGTGLVDLAFFDDSHERCAHTVFHSFLLLVRGVVQRRGPQSLSVVGAAAWNLAELAELRSSGGLDAVAARLAAGGEGAPGGDGTEDGADGGSAGPDAGADGGAGAGTGPDAGPGGAGGDRRIRLSTGFELNPWADLQPPGTGAATGRKLWHSSPGSAG comes from the coding sequence GTGCCTGGTTTTACGCATCTGCACACCGTTTCGGGGTTCTCCGTGCGCTACGGAGGCTCCCACCCGGAACGACTGGCGGAGCGCGCCGCCGAGCGCGGCATGGACGCCCTCGCCCTGACCGACCGCGACACCCTGGCGGGCGCGGTGCGCTTCGCCAAGGCGTGCGCGCGGGCCGGGGTCCGCCCGCTGTTCGGGGTGGACCTCGCCGTACCGCCCGCCGCGGCGGCGCCGGCGCGGCCGCGCACGGCGGCCGCGGCGGCCGGGCACGCCGGGTCGGGGGGCCCGGCGAACCCGGCCGGGCACCGGAGCCCGGCCGGCCCGGCGGGCTCCGGTGCGAACGGCCCCGGCGCGAGCGGCGGCCCCGGCCCGGCCGAGGTGTCCCACCGGCGGCGGAACCCGGTCAAGGGCGGGGCCTTCGTCGACGAGTCCGCCCCCCGCGCGGTCTTCCTGGCCCGGGACGGGGCCACCGGCTGGGCCGAACTGTGCCGTCTGGTCACCGCCGCCCACGCGGCGGCGGACGGCGACGGCCCGGCCGGGGGCGGGCAGCGGCCGGTGGCACCCTGGGGCGCCCTCGGCGGAGACGGCGTGTTCGTCCTGCTCGGACCCGGTTCGGAGGTGGGCCGGGCGCTCGCCGCCGGCCGTCCCGACCGGGCCGTCCGGCTCCTCGCGCCCTGGCGGGAGGCGTACGGGGAGTCGCTGCGGCTGGAGGCCGTCCACCACGGCCGCTCCGGCACCGGCCCCGGATCGCTCCGGCTGGCCGCCCGTACGGTCGGCTTCGCCGCCGAACAGGGCGTCCCGGCCGTGCTGACCAACGCCGTCCGCTACGCCGACCCCGGCCAGGGCCCGGTCGCCGACATCCTCGACGCGGCCCGCCGGCTGGTCCCCATCGACCCCCGCGGCCCCCTCGACACCGGCGAACGCTGGCTCAAGGACCCCTCCGCCATGGCGGAGACCGCCGACCGGATCGCCCGGGCCGCCGGACTGCGCCCCGCCGACGCGCGCGGGCTGCTGGCGGAGACCCGCCGTACGGCCGAGGCCTGCGCCGTGGATCCCGAGGACGACCTCGGCATGGGCACGGTGCACTTCCCCGAGGCGCGGCTGGTCGGCGCGGCCCACCGCAGCGCCCAGCGGGTCCTCGCCTCCCGGGCCGCGGCCGGCATGGTGCTGCGCGGCCACGCGGGCCGGCGCGCCTACTGGGACCGGATGGAGGAGGAGCTCGACGTCATCGCCCACCACGGCTACGCCTCCTACTTCCTGACCGTCGCCCAGGTCGTGCAGGACGTGCGGGACATGGGCATCCGGGTGGCCGCCCGCGGCTCCGGAGCCGGCTCGCTCGTCAACCACCTGCTCGGCATCGCGCACGCCGACCCCGTCGAGCACGGCCTGCTCATGGAACGCTTCCTGTCCACGCGCCGGCGCGTCCTGCCCGACATCGACATCGACGTCGAGTCGGCCCGCCGGCTGGAGGTCTACCGGCGGATCATGGACCGGTTCGGCACCGAGCGCGTCGCCACCGTCGCCATGCCCGAGACCTACCGGGTCCGCCACGCCATCCGCGACGTCGGCGCCGCCCTGTCCATGGACCCGGCCGCGGTCGACCGCCTCGCCAAGGCCTTCCCGCACATCCGCGCCCGCGACGCCCGCGCCGCCCTGCGCGAACTGCCCGAACTGCGCGACGTACGGGGCGAGTCCCACGGCCGGCTGTGGGAACTGGTCGAATCCCTCGACGCGCTGCCGCGCGGTACGGCCATGCACCCGTGCGGGGTGCTGCTCTCCGACGACTCGCTGCTCGCCCGTACGCCGGTCGTGCCCACCAGCGGCGAGGGCTTCCCGATGTCCCAGTTCGACAAGGACGACGTGGAGGACCTCGGGCTGCTCAAACTCGACGTGCTGGGCGTGCGGATGCAGTCCGCGATGGCCCACGCCGTCGCGGAGCTCAAGCGCGCCACGGGGGAGGAGCTCGACCTGGACGACCCGGCGCAGGTGCCGCCGGACGACGCGGACACCTACCGGCTGATCCGCTCGGCCGAGACGCTGGGCTGCTTCCAGATCGAATCCCCGGGCCAGCGCGACCTGGTGGGCCGGCTCCAGCCGTCGTCCTTCCACGACCTGGTGGTCGACATCTCCCTCTTCCGCCCGGGGCCGGTGGCCGCCGACATGGTGCGGCCCTTCATCGAGGCCCGGCACGGCCGGGCGCCGGTGCGCTTCCCGCACCCCGACCTGGCCGACGCGCTGGGCGAGACGTACGGGGTGGTCGTCTTCCACGAGCAGATCATCGAGATCGTGCACGTGATGACCGGCTGCGGACGCGCCGAGGCGGACCGGGTGCGGCGCGGGCTGTCCGACCCGCCGTCACAGGGACGGATCAAGGTCTGGTTCGCGGCGCGGGCGGCCGAGCGCGGCTACCCGCCGGAGGTGGTCGCCCGTACCTGGGAGATCGTCGAGGCCTTCGGCTCCTACGGCTTCTGCAAGGCGCACGCGGTGGCCTTCGCGGTGCCCACCTACCAGTCGGCGTGGCTGAAGGCGCACCACCCGGCGGCCTTCTACGCCGGGCTGCTCACCCACGATCCGGGGATGTACCCGAAGCGGCTGCTGCTGGCGGACGCGCGCCGCCGGGGCGTGCCGGTGCTGCCGCTGGACGTGAACCGGTCGGCGGTCGCCCCGCGCATCGAACTGGTGTCCGATGCGTCCGTCGGTACGTGGGGGCTGCGGCTCGGCCTGTCCGACGTCCACGGCATCAGCGAGGCCGAGGCGCGCCGCATCGAGGAGGGGCAGCCGTACGCTTCGCTGCGCGACTTCTGGGACCGGGCGCATCCGGGGCGCCCGGTCGCCGAACGGCTGGCCCAGGTGGGCGGATTGGACGCGTTCGGCGCCAACCGCCGCGACCTGCTGCTGCACCTGACGGAGCTGCACGGTGCGCAGCGGGCGGCCGGAGCGCGCGGCGGCGCCGCCCAGCTCCCGCTGGAGGGCGGCCGGTCCACGGCCTCCGTCGGGCTGCCCGACCTGTCCGACGCGGAACGGCTCAGCGCCGAGCTCGGGGTCCTCGGCATGGACGCCTCGCGGCACCTGATGGGGGACCACCACGCCTTCCTGACGGAGCTCGGAGTGGTCCCGGCACGCCGGCTGCGGGACACCGCGCACGGGCAGACGGTGCTGGTCGCGGGCGCCAAGGCGGCCACCCAGACCCCGCCGATCCGGTCCGGCAGGCGGGTCATCTTCACCACGCTGGACGACGGCACGGGCCTGGTCGACCTGGCCTTCTTCGACGACAGCCACGAGCGCTGCGCGCACACCGTCTTCCACTCCTTCCTGCTGCTGGTGCGGGGCGTCGTGCAGCGACGGGGCCCGCAGAGCCTGAGCGTGGTCGGGGCGGCGGCGTGGAACCTGGCGGAACTGGCGGAGCTGCGGTCCTCGGGCGGCCTGGACGCGGTGGCGGCCCGGCTGGCCGCGGGCGGCGAGGGCGCGCCGGGCGGCGACGGCACGGAGGACGGCGCGGACGGCGGGAGCGCGGGCCCCGACGCCGGGGCCGACGGCGGTGCCGGTGCCGGGACCGGGCCTGACGCCGGGCCCGGCGGCGCCGGTGGCGACCGCCGGATCCGCCTGTCGACGGGGTTCGAGCTGAACCCCTGGGCCGACCTCCAGCCGCCCGGTACCGGCGCCGCGACCGGACGCAAGCTGTGGCACTCCAGCCCGGGCAGCGCGGGATGA